tattaaaatcaatttcaatacAATCTTTATCAAAAGTAAATTTCGATAGTTTTAAGTTTTTGGTTGATAAAgctaatatttttcaaagcGACCAACtgtttcaaatatattgtaCCATTTCAATGTTCATGAATTCAAATGATTTTAGAAACTCTATAAAGTATATTATTCGTGCAGAAAGATTATTAAGAAATCTTTCAAAGTCAGCAAGTATTGGTGCCATTgttttgataaaaatttatgTATTAATTTCCAAGCTCTACTTATTAATGCGCAATATAAATGCTAAAGATGGAAGATTTTGTCTATATAATTCTaagtttaatatatttgattgtTTGCCTTacataattatttctacGTTGGAATTAATTCATTCCGAGATATTGGAAAACTCGAAGTTTCTAACAAAAGAAGAACAGGATAAAATTCTTGATCATTTATCTGAATATATTTGCCACTTACAATCAGATTATCCGTCATTATTAACTATGAAGTTTGTTGAAAGTTATCCCAGTGGAGAGCCTTCAAATAGCCGATATTTGTGTTTGAAagttgataaaaataaaaaaaagaatttaaattcattctTTCCaatttacaatattttttcatatttaaatactgcagaaaatgatcaagtaaattatttatttgaagttAATTCTTTGATTTGCTGGAACAAATTAATTCCTAATTTTCTGCTTTGCTACTCGGAAGTTAACTCGATATATAAcgaaaatatatataataatatttttctttcacAGCTTGCAGATCAGTTATCATATTACATTCAGATTCTAAACACTTCTAACTCAGAATATGCAAAAGcttttccaaaaattaaGATTGCGGAGTTATGCTTATTTATTAGCCTTTACTCATACTATGCTAAGGATGAAGTATCGAAAGTTTCTGAATTTATACTACGAGGTTCAGAAATACTAGAATCTTGTAGTGAGTCATTCAATGTTTGCTCTATTAAGTGCATATTCGCCTATATTGATCTACTAATACATTTAAGAAGTTCAAATGATATATCAAATATCGAATCACAACTTGGAAGAATTATCAGAAATGGTAAAATGgcttttaaatttatttattcaaatcaaaCGATTCCAATGTACAAAAAAAGAGCAGTTAACTTAGCTTTTATTCAGGCATTAACACTATTAATTCTGATAAAGAACGACTTTAGCGCACTGGAAAGCGACGAGTTAAATATGCATTTACAGtttgaaagaaatgaaGTGGTTGAGGAATCCTATATAGATGGTAATATAATCATTTCTAAGTATATCTCTATTACTAGATCACTAAATAATTGTATTTAGAAAGATAAATTAACATATAtacatttatttaataGTATGCTCCTCTACCTTGATAATTACAATAATGGTTGTAAACCTCTGAATTGTTACTTGGAATATAGTATTGATTGTGCATCGAATAGTTGGACCATTTTCCTGTATTATAATCTGACATATAATATCCTGAGCTTTGAATATCTTCAGATTCAGGAGCATAATAGTAAACAGTTTGTGTATTTGATACATCGTATGAAAATTCTGGGTATTGACTCCCGATCCTTTTACTTTCAACATAGTCGGGGCGGTGAGTATTAAGTGAGTAATATTCATCGTATGAAATTTGATTAACCGACATATCGTTGATAACTTCGTTTCTTAAACCATCTATAAACTGCGCTCCTTTAGACTGCACAGAATTAACAATGCTAAGATCACGATGGGTTTGACTCAGTTGGTTGTCATAATGGCGTTGAAAGTGCCGATTAGAATGATCATAATGCACACCTTTTTGTGAATAATGGTAGTTGTCATTTTGGTattcatttgaattatttgcGACTTCATTAGTCCGAATATTATCAAACTTATCTAAACGATCTCCGCACATTTTTGAGTTATTGGAAATTGCTCTAGGCAAAAACTCCTTCGCATTAGGATTGAAAGAAAACTTTGACTTGCGGCTCTTAGATAGGGaatctttatttgaaagCTCCTCAGTAGCTTCTGAATGTTCATCATTTGTTTTAGGTTGATTGAGTTCATATACTGATTCATTTTGTAATTTGCTATTAACGCCTTTATTCGAATTACTTTGCTCAGTAATGTCTCTATGCACAGAACtaaaattcatttcttcatcattttcGAAATTGTTTACAGATGCATTTTTTTGTTCCATCTCGATTTCACTTGCAAGAATCTCTGCTTTTCTCTTTTCCTCTTCAgatatttcattataatCCAGCGGTGTTGTATACAAATTCTCATCAAAAGTACCCTGAATTCCGAATTTATTGagattttcttcaaattgaTCCCAACGATCAATGGGTTCACTACCTAGAATATCCTCAATAATATCTGAACTATGATCCTCGGACATCCATGGTTTCAATATGCGTTCGTGCACGTGCCTATCGTCATGACTTATCTCGTTATCAGTCCTAAATGCGTTAATTCCACATATTTTGTTCCCCTTTAATTCCCCAGAAACTGAATCAAATCTTGTAGGTATTCCATTTGTATTCGTTGTAGAAAGCCTATAAACTGAACCAAGTGGAAACATACAATAGTCCTCAATGGGTTTTGAAAGCTCATTACTGTATAATTCATGTATTCTTCTACAAAAACGAATACAAACAAACTGTTCGTTACTCCCCTCCTTTTTACTAATTGAGTGAAAAATGCCATGATATACTCTGTTGTCAATAAGCTTCAATTCAACTTCACTACCAATCAAAACCAGTATGAATACAGCAAATTCTGTGGAATTACCATTTGTTACTTCTGCATTTGCAATTCTATCTGAAATTAAGCCACTTCTTGCTTGAATACTATTTGATTCATAGTTTCTTTGAAATGGTTTATTgttcttcttttttatgTTGTATTGATTAAAGCTTTTGTTCATCATGCTTGAGCTTTTCCCATTACTAATTTTAGAGTTTTTTGATTGGTTTCTTAAAACTTTTATATTTGGCTCATTTGAGTccattataattaatttaatattgatagCTCTGTATTGGCCAAAGTTAGTTACAAAAATATccttaataattcttttttcacTCCGAAAGCTAatgtttaaataattcagtTAAACAACtgaattaaatcattaaattcaGAATGAACCGTAAATTTGCTTTAAATCTATAATTTATAgtacaaatataaatttatattgacCATTAATATGAAGTATAATCTACTAGAACTTGTGATTTCCAAACTAATCCAAGTTTAAATAACTGAAATAACGAGACAATTAAAGAGGCGCCAACCCGACTCAAACATCGAGAAGTGTGTAATCTAAAAATTTTACTTGAATTACTgaaatatttcttctttagGGCAATGGCGCCATATAGTTTTCGCCCCTCCAAAACccttttattaaattggaACAGAATATTAGAATAAGGAAATTATAAACTGAAAAGAGaatagaaattattatatatttatgtcaaattaatataaattacaCATGTTAGTCtttctttcaattaaatGCACGATTAAAGTATTATTGTTGTTGGGCCAGGTATTGGCATTTGATGCAGAAGGGCATAGTGCAATCGGAATGACCACTATATCTGGCCTtcaaaataacttttcGCAAAAACTCAGAAGGTTGATGAATGGAAAAGATATTGTTGATATTTCTGGCTGGGGGGAAAGGGTCTCAAAAAAACACCCCTCAACTCTTCCTTTCCACTTTCAAGGACAAAGTAAAGGCGATTATTTTAAGAATGGAGAACTTGGAAAcgattttaaagaaaagtttATTTTGAAGTCAGATAGTAATTGTAAACATACTGGGCATTGCCTTGTACCAATGATTAAGCATTTATATTACCGATTAATCGGagataattcaaaatttaaaataaattatccTGAAGGCATACAATTAACTGACTCGGACTCGATaaaatttctaattaatttaattggaGACCTTCATCAGCCCATGCATTTTGGGTTTATTGAAGATGGTCTTGGAAGGGAAATTAAGGGAATGATGAGTATTAATGGGACAAATGAACgattatcattatttgaaatttggGAGAGTGGCATAGCACGAAAATTAAAAACTGAAAAACCTCAATTTTGGTTTGGCGGATGGACACATATTTTGGCAATAAGAGATATTTTTGACAAGGAATTACTCCTCTGGAAAGAGAGAGGTATAGAAATGATCAATGACTGGgctaaagaaaattttgaaatagtTACTAATGAAATTTACTTTCATCCAATATCAAAGCAACCAATCATTGATAATTTTAACGTTGACGTTACATTAGAATTTGCATGGCTTGAAATTTTTCGAAGTagaatattaattgcaGGTGCTAgattatcaataattttgaatgatattttaaagttAAGAGAAGGTAAAGAAAAGCCGTTTCGAGTaacaaattcattattattatcgAGCGATGAAGATATTAGCCATAATATTTCTGACCCTATAATTGGTATTAACGTTAACAGGAAACAGACTCTTGAAATCAACGTATTTGGCAAAAAGATAGGTATTTCAGTTTGGATCAGAAATTTGATCataaatctaataataatattaatttgtttggCAGTTCTTGCGTATATATCAATTTTCAGACTAAGAGACAATTACTCCATTTTAAACAATGCTCAGTTGCCAGTATCTGAAGTAAAAACAAAAAGTGTTCAGATGAAGCAAACATCAGCTATTGATTGatctaatattttttggGCGTTATAGATATCAGGTAATATGAAGTTATTCATGAAATCTTATTTAgaattgaaatttcaaagaaatattCATAAAGTTCAggttttatattttatcaaaagtAATACATAAAAGCACAGtaattttagatttttcaatttaGTTTTAggaataaatttattttttcttatgCTCAATAATTTGACTGTTAGTTGCCATTTCCTTCCCCATTTCTTTGAGAATGATATTACAATCCCATCTTTCGAAAACAACCTCAATTATACAAGCATTTTCAGGGTTTTCAAGAGcaaatttcaaagatttATGGAATTCACCTTCAGTTTTGCAAATGAATGATGGTATATTTGGAAAACCAAAAGTTTTTGGCAATTTAGAGTATTTCCAATTTGCAATATTGTTATAAGTGTCATCGCAAATTACGCGTTCTATGGTGTATCCGTCgttatttataattacaATTATGGGGTTCAGGCAATTTCTAAAAATTGTTGATAAATCTTGAACAGTTACTTGTAGGCTCCCATCTCCaatgaaagaaaatacTCGTTTCTTGCTTGCTATGCATAACCCAAGAGTCGCCCCAACTGTATATCCTATAGATCCAAAGAAACTCTGACCAAAAAATTGAGAATTCTTTGTTAGCATCAACTCCAATCCACTAAATAGAGAAATACCTGTTTCTGCAAGAACATTTACTGAATCAGGTAAGGAGGATGCTACTATGTCGAACATTCTATCAATACTAAGATTTCTTACTGGCTCCAAGCCTAGACccttattttttctatGAGTGAATAGATGCATTGCTTGTGGATAAGGCGGCGTAGAACCAGAAAAGTTGTACTGTTTAAGTTCTCCTGCTTTGTACAAATTTATCATTCTTTGAATAATGTCTTCAACATAAACTTCTTTAAATTCCTGTTCCCCAATTTTCGACTTCCCTAAATGATTATAAACCATACAATGTTTAGGCAATTTTTCTGAAAAGAAACCTGTATTGAAGTCCATCATTTTTTCTCCGAGCACTATTAAACAATCACTTTCTTCAACGTATTGTTTTACATGTGGATTGCCCTTCTCACCCAAATATATACCCATATATTGAGGATGCTGTTCATCAATTGTTGTTTTCCCCATTATCATTGCTGAAAAAggaatttttgatatttctaataattcattCATTGACTCTGTAGTATGAActcttaataattcatatCCTAGTATGAATACGGGCTGCTTTGCGTTTTTAATCAATTGAACAGTTTTCTTCATAACTGCATCTAGTTCAGAAATATTGCTTCTCGAGATTGGTTTTTTCAGTGGACTTTCAGgtcttttaatatattcattgaCTAAATCTGCGCATAAACATATATATACTGGCTTACTTAATGTAACACATTTAAGCAACGcattatcaataatttcagCAGCTGTTTCTTTTTCTGCAACTTTCACGGCTGAAGCCGTCACTTGCTCGAACATCTTTAATGTCTTAGAATAATCAAATAGTGTGTGATGTAATAAAGTTCCATTTTTATGGTGCTTCGATATTGGTGCAGAACAAATATGAACTACTGGAACATCTTCTGCAAACGAACCTGCAGTAGCATTAATTGCGCTTAATTCTCCAACTACAAATGTTGTAGACAATGCTCCAATACCTTTAACTCTTGCATAAGCATCAGCAGCATAGCCTGCATTGAGCTCGTTACATGttccaatatattttatttcgCTGTCCATTACAACATTTAGAAATGAAAGCGCATAGTCACCAGGCACTCCAAAGATGTGATCGCATCCTAACTCTCTTAATCGGATACACAAGTATTCAGCAACATTTACCATTTCATTACTTGAACTTTCTATAATTGAATTCATtttaaagtaaaaatataatatattttgtatttaataattcgGAATAAGTTGTAGAATTATCCttgtaaataattatgaaaataataaattaaatttagcGCATGCAATACTTTCAATAAAAACCCCACTAAATAGCGCATGCAACGATACATTCACATGAAAATTAAAGTTcgattaatatttatatttattattattttgaattatctgcgttattttgaataattcattttataaATGTAATTTATGTAcctatttatattatttttgaaaagcCATGCAACAAATGTGTCTAGCAACGacattattgaataaatccCTCCAACAATGGCACAAAAAGATGTAATTAAGTGAGATATTGGAACCCTCTTGTAAATCTTCTGCAATAAAAATGGTTGAAAATCGTaaacaataaaaattcCAGGAAGCCCTGACAATTCACCATTTTGCACGTGAACAtctctttctctttctGTAAATGCATACTGATTCCCATAGAGATTAACTTCACCATTACctgaaaaatattgagtTGGTATTAGTTTTACATAGTAGTGAAACATCTTTGTACCTTTGTGtacaaatttttgaatattttctaatgGGGAAAACAAAAAAGGTATTTTATCTGAGCCAAATCTTAATTCATGAATTATATGGCTTGTGTTAAACCCTCTAGAAACATCATTCATATTGAATTCATGAACATGCTTTCCATTTTTTATAGTTGCAGTTCCTAGTGCGACAT
This Cryptosporidium parvum Iowa II chromosome 7, whole genome shotgun sequence DNA region includes the following protein-coding sequences:
- a CDS encoding S1/P1nuclease, whose amino-acid sequence is MLVFLSIKCTIKVLLLLGQVLAFDAEGHSAIGMTTISGLQNNFSQKLRRLMNGKDIVDISGWGERVSKKHPSTLPFHFQGQSKGDYFKNGELGNDFKEKFILKSDSNCKHTGHCLVPMIKHLYYRLIGDNSKFKINYPEGIQLTDSDSIKFLINLIGDLHQPMHFGFIEDGLGREIKGMMSINGTNERLSLFEIWESGIARKLKTEKPQFWFGGWTHILAIRDIFDKELLLWKERGIEMINDWAKENFEIVTNEIYFHPISKQPIIDNFNVDVTLEFAWLEIFRSRILIAGARLSIILNDILKLREGKEKPFRVTNSLLLSSDEDISHNISDPIIGINVNRKQTLEINVFGKKIGISVWIRNLIINLIIILICLAVLAYISIFRLRDNYSILNNAQLPVSEVKTKSVQMKQTSAID
- a CDS encoding hypothetical protein (with PBP1 and Ataxin-2_N domains), translated to MDSNEPNIKVLRNQSKNSKISNGKSSSMMNKSFNQYNIKKKNNKPFQRNYESNSIQARSGLISDRIANAEVTNGNSTEFAVFILVLIGSEVELKLIDNRVYHGIFHSISKKEGSNEQFVCIRFCRRIHELYSNELSKPIEDYCMFPLGSVYRLSTTNTNGIPTRFDSVSGELKGNKICGINAFRTDNEISHDDRHVHERILKPWMSEDHSSDIIEDILGSEPIDRWDQFEENLNKFGIQGTFDENLYTTPLDYNEISEEEKRKAEILASEIEMEQKNASVNNFENDEEMNFSSVHRDITEQSNSNKGVNSKLQNESVYELNQPKTNDEHSEATEELSNKDSLSKSRKSKFSFNPNAKEFLPRAISNNSKMCGDRLDKFDNIRTNEVANNSNEYQNDNYHYSQKGVHYDHSNRHFQRHYDNQLSQTHRDLSIVNSVQSKGAQFIDGLRNEVINDMSVNQISYDEYYSLNTHRPDYVESKRIGSQYPEFSYDVSNTQTVYYYAPESEDIQSSGYYMSDYNTGKWSNYSMHNQYYIPSNNSEVYNHYCNYQGRGAYY
- a CDS encoding pyruvate decarboxylase, producing the protein IQNILYFYFKMNSIIESSSNEMVNVAEYLCIRLRELGCDHIFGVPGDYALSFLNVVMDSEIKYIGTCNELNAGYAADAYARVKGIGALSTTFVVGELSAINATAGSFAEDVPVVHICSAPISKHHKNGTLLHHTLFDYSKTLKMFEQVTASAVKVAEKETAAEIIDNALLKCVTLSKPVYICLCADLVNEYIKRPESPLKKPISRSNISELDAVMKKTVQLIKNAKQPVFILGYELLRVHTTESMNELLEISKIPFSAMIMGKTTIDEQHPQYMGIYLGEKGNPHVKQYVEESDCLIVLGEKMMDFNTGFFSEKLPKHCMVYNHLGKSKIGEQEFKEVYVEDIIQRMINLYKAGELKQYNFSGSTPPYPQAMHLFTHRKNKGLGLEPVRNLSIDRMFDIVASSLPDSVNVLAETGISLFSGLELMLTKNSQFFGQSFFGSIGYTVGATLGLCIASKKRVFSFIGDGSLQVTVQDLSTIFRNCLNPIIVIINNDGYTIERVICDDTYNNIANWKYSKLPKTFGFPNIPSFICKTEGEFHKSLKFALENPENACIIEVVFERWDCNIILKEMGKEMATNSQIIEHKKK